AACGCTCTCGCTGACCTACATCAACGAGTTCACGAACGTGATTCCGCTCTCCGGCAACGAGGACTTCTTCCCGGCGATCCCGCCGGCGTCGTTGTTCCAGGGGAACATCTACCGTGTCGGCTTCATCTCGCCGTTCAACGGCGTGGCGGCGCTGCAGTACAAGTGGCGCAGCGGCTGGCGCGTGAACCCGATCATCGGCTTCAACATCGGCTACCCGATCGGAACTGGGCTCATCACGGCGTACGGGCTCAACGGAAAGTACTACAACTTGCCGGCGACCAACGTGACGAACGGTTCGACGTCTGCCAACCAGTACGTCGATCCGGCGAACCCTGGCACGGTCTTCCATCCGAACATCGCCGCCTCGCGCGGGACGCCGGAGAAGAACAGCGCCGGCGGCGTGCTCAGCGCGCCGCGCATCAACATCGCGAACCTTGATGTCGAGTACAACAAGCCGGGGTCGCGGAGCACGGTGGGTCTGCTGGTCTCGAACCTGTTCAACCAGATCTACAGCGAGCCGAGCTTCAACGGCCGGTATCAGCCGGTGGCAACCGGGATCTCCGGTCCGAAGTCGGGGACGACGTCGGGCCAGGTTCTCTTCCCGGGGCAAGGATACCGTAACTACGCGAGCTACCGGTTCAACAACCAGCCGTACATCCTCTCGCCGAGCGGCACTCCGACGGAGTTCCGCCTCTACTACCAGCTCTCGCTATAAGGACCGCTGTGCACAAACGAATCCTCGCTCTTGCAGCGCTGGGAGGGCTCATCGCCCTCCCGGCCTGCACGTCCGGAAATGCGGCGGTCGAGCCGCCGAAGACGATCGCGAACACGACAGCCGATCAGCTGCAGTTCCAGGTCGGCACGGCGAACCTGCAAGGCGTCGCTGGACTCAACACCGTCGTGACGTTCCGCCAGCCCAACGGGCTCTCGGCACTGCTCGACAACACCCCCACCATCACGCTGCCGTTCACGAACACGGCGCCGGCGTCGGTGGCGGCCAACGACTCCGGGACGAACCGGATCAGCGGCACGCCGCAGACCAACAACGGTCAGCCCTCGACCGATCCGCGCACGTTCTCGCAGAGCGTGGGCGCGTTCGCGTACGGGTTCCTGGCCTCGAACTCGACCACGACCGGGGCGAACAACTCGACGTTCTATCCGTCCACGAACTCGATGCCGTACTACACCGCGGCGGCGCGGCGCGCGTTCTACGTGGGCCCGGGTAACCCGTTCGTGCCGAACTTCAAGGACGGCTCGCTCGGGACGAGCTTCTTCGGCTACCCGTCAGGCTTCACCACCTTCGTGCTCGCGCCGGGGGCCGGGACCTACACGCTCGCGGTCGGCTTGCCGAACGCGAGCACGCCGATCCCGACCTTCACCGCGACCACGACGCTGGCGAACACGACGCTGCTCCCGAACATGCCCGCGCCGGTGGTCGTCTCGGACGGCGCCGGCGGGATGACGGTGACCGAAACGATCCCGCCGGGGATTCTGGAGACGCTGATCTTCATCGTCGACCGGAATGTGCCTCAATACTACACGCTCGTGATGCGCGGGACTGGGCCGCAGACCGCGACCTTGCCCGACAACCTCGGCCCGATCACGGGCGGGGTGGCCGGACCTTCGATCGCCCCGGGCGACCTGTACCGCGTCTACGCGTTCGGGTTCGACTACCCGGCGATCGAGGCGGTGCCGGTGGGTGCGAACCCGCCGCAGGCGCCGGTGATCAACAACGCGGGCACGCCGTGCACGTTCTCCGGAACGAGCTCGACCTGCCCCGGGCAAGCCGACCTCACCCAGTCCCCGCCGGCGACCGGCACGGAGTAGGGAGCTCGGTTCGCCGATGCCACGAGAGGCGTCGCCGTACGGCGGCGCCTCTCTCTTTTCCGGCCCCTCCGCCTTTGTCGTTGTGCCGCCGCCGTGCCGGGCGTAGGCTAACCGGTGGAAGAAGGGGCGCCGAGCGCGTCCGTCCCAGAGGTTCACCGTGCCGACCGTCTCCGACCCCAACTTGCTCCGAATCGAGGCGAAGATCAGCGAGGGAATCTCGCTCGACCGCGACGACGGCGTGGCGCTGTTCCGCACGCGCGACCTGCACACGCTGGGGCGGCTGGCGAAGGCGGCCAAAGAGCGCAAGAGCGGCAACAACGTCTACTACGTTTTGAACCGCTACATCAACTCGACGAAGGTCTGCTACGCGAACTGCACCTTTTGCTCGTTCGCGCGCGCCGAAAAGGACCCCGACAAGGTCCGCATGTCGGCCGACGAGGTCGTCGCCAAGGCGCTGGAGACGGGGACCAACTTCAACCAGATTCATATCGTCGGCGGGCACGACCCGCGCCAGCTCACGCTCGACTACTGGCTCCCGCTGATGCGGCGCTTCAAGGCGCTGCTGCCGCACGTGCAGCTCTCGCTCTTCACCGCGGCCGAGATCGACTACCTCGCGCGGCGCCACCGCCTCTCGTACGACGAGATCTGCGCGCAGCTTGCCGCGGCCGGGCTGGACAACGTCAACGGCGGCGGTGCCGAGGTCTTCAGCGAGCGCTTTCGCAAGGAAGTCTGCCCGAACAAGGTCGACGCCGCGCACTGGCTGGAAATCCACGAGACGCTGCACCGGCATGGCGTTGCCTCGAACGCGACGATGCTGTACGGGACGATCGAGACGCTCGAGGAGCGCGTCGAGCACTTGATCCTGCTGCGCGAGTCGCAGCGGCGTTCGCCGGGCTACAACGCGTTCATCCCGCTGGCGTTTCATCCCGACGGGAACGCGCTCTCGCACCACGGCTGGACCTCGGGGCTCGACGACATTCGCATGTTCGCGGTCTCGCGGCTGATGCTCGACAACTTCGACCACGTCAAAGCGTACTGGATGATCCAGGGGCTGAAGATCTGTCAGCTCGCGCTTCAGTTCGGCGCCGACGACATGGACGGAACGCACGGCTCGACCGACGAGGAGCTGATCTACCACAGCGCCGGAACGCGCTCGGGCCAGTACGTCGACGACCGCGAGTTCCGCCGCTTGATCGAAGAAGCCGGGTACGTCCCGGTGCGGCGCAACTCCACCTACGAGACGTTTCCGCACGAGTGGAAACCGGAAGAAACGTTGGTCGAGGTTGTCTAGGCTGAGGTACGGGCGGATCTCGTACGTCAACGTCGCGCCCGTCGAGGCGGCGTTCGACGCGGGCGCCGTCACGCGCGACGTCGAGGTGGTCGACGCGGTTCCGTCGCGGCTCAACGCGGCGATGTCGGCGGGGGAGATCGACGCCGGCGCGATCAGCGCGGTCCACTACCTGGCGAACCGCGACCGGTTCGCGCCGCTTGCCGACTTGTGCATCGCCGCCGACGGCCCGGTGCGCACGGTGCTGTTCGTCTCGCCGACGCCGCCGGCGCTCCTCGGCGAGGCGCGGGTCGCGGTGACCTCGCATTCGGCGTCCGGCCGCGCGCTGCTCGCCGCGCTGCTGGACGGTTTCCCCGACGTGCGCCCGCGTTACGACGTCGTCGACGACGCGCTGGCGGCGGCGCGCGCTGGAACGCCGGCGCTGGTGATCGGCGACGAAGCGCTGGTCGCGCGGGCCGAGCTGCCGCCGGCGCGGATTCACGACTTGGGCGAAGCGTGGCGCGCGTGGACCGGCTTGCCGTTCGTCTTCGCGGTGTGGGCGGTGCGGCGCGAGGCGCTCGCGCAGCGCGCGGACGAGGTCGCCGCGCTGACCGACGCGCTCGTCGCCGCCCGCGCCTGGGGCGAAGCGAACCGCGCGAAGGTGATCGAGGCGGCGGTCGCGCGCAAGCCGTACCACCGCGCGCTCTACGAAGACTACTTCACGCGGCTGACCTATCGGCTCGACGAGCGCGCGGCCCAGGGGCTCGAGCGCTTCGCGACGCTCCGCACGGCGCAAGCCGTTCGACACGCTCAGGACGACGGGCATGTCGCTCACTGAGGTGTTGGACCGCGCCGCCGGCGGCGGGCGGATCAGCTTCGACGAAGGCGTCCGCCTTTATCGCGAAGCGCCGCTGCACGAGCTCGGCGCCGCCGCGCACGCGCGCCGCACCGCGCTCTACCCGGGCGACGACGTCACCTACGTGATCGACACGACGATCAACTACACCAACGTCTGCAACGTGCATTGCACGTTCTGCGCGTTCTTCCGCCCCGAGCACCACCGCGAAGGCTACACGATGTCGCACGACACGGTGCTGGAGCGCGTGCGCTATGCCGCCGACCAGGGCGCGACGCAGATCATGATTCAGGGCGGGGTCAATCCCGAGCTGCGGATCGAGTGGTTCGAGCAGCTCTTCCGGCGCGTCGCGGCGGAGTTTCCGCGCGTCGACATCCACTCGCTCTCGGTCTCCGAGATCTCGGGCCTGGCGAAAATCGAGAACCTGCCGGTGCGCGAAGTGCTCGTGCGGCTGAAGGCGGCGGGGATGAAGTCGCTGCCCGGCGCGGGCGCGGAGATTCTCGTCGAGCGCGTGCGCAAGCGGATCAGCGCGCGCAAGATCGTTCCCGACGGCTGGATCGGGGTGATGCGCGAGGCGCAGCGGCTCGGGATGCCGACGACGGCGACGATGATGTTCGGCTCGATCGAGACCGACGAAGAGCGCGTTGCGCACCTGCAGGTGATTCGCGACCTGCAGGACGAGACGCACGGCTTCACCGCGTTCATCCCGTGGTACTACGTGCCGTACAAGACGCCGCTGCGCGGCCGCGAGGCGAGCGGGCTGGAATATCTCCGCGTGCTCGCGACGTCGCGGCTGTTCCTCGACAACGTCCCGCACCTGCAGGCGTCGTGGCTCACGCCGGGGCTGAAGCTCGGCCAGCTCGCGCTGTTCTACGGCTGCGACGACATGGGCGGCACGATCATCGAGGAGCAGGTCGTCCACGACGCCGGCTCGACCAACGAAGCCACGCGCGCGCAGCTCGAACAGATCATTCGCGGCGCCGGCTACAACCCGGTCGTCCGCGACACGTACTGGAACCTGCGCGACGACGTCGCGCTCGCGACGGCCTGATTACTTCCCGTTCGGCGTGAGGACCAGCTTCGACTCGGCGTAGTCGAACGTCCAGTTGAAGTGCCGCAGGAAGTCGAACCCGATCAGCCCGCCGTCGCGCCCGAACACTTTGGCCGGGCCGAAGCACGTCTCGACGTTTTGGTAGTGGTACGGTCCGACGATGATCTCGTTGAGCCGCGAGCACCGCGCCGGGATGTTGCTCGGGCCGTCGACGCCCATGAAGTTGATCTGATAGTCCGCCGTCTGTCCGCCGCCGGCGTTGAGCACGTCGTTGAGCGCGACAAGCCGGCCGCTCGTCTTCAAGTCGTCGCTGAGCACGGCGAGGAAATCGTTGCCCGTGTCGAAGATCGCGCGCGTCGTGACGTTGTTCACCCGCAGCACGACCTCGGGCTGGCGCGTAGCGAGGTTGACGGTGAACGCATAGGCGCCCTTACCGACCGTCGGCTCCATCACGTTCGGATCGAGGATGCGAATCGTGCGGTTCGCGGTGTCGACGTCGACGAGCGCGCCGGCCAGGAAGTCGTATCCGAGAATGCCGTCGACCGGGTTATTCTGCGGGTTCGCAGCGTCAGGTGGCAGCGCCGGCGCGACGGTGACGACGACGTTGGTGAGGCTGTTCTTGCCGAGCTCGATCGACGGCACGCGCGCGGACTGCGCGGCGACGCCGACGCCGTTCACGCCGGTGAAGCCGGTGCGGCCGAGCATCGTGAGCTTGAGCGCGTCGGCGTAGGGCCGGTACAGAATGATTCCCGACGCACCCGAGTCGAGCAGAAACCGTCCGGTGTGGCCTTGGATCGTCGCGCGGAGCTCGACCGCCTGACCGCGCGGCAGGAACGCGTACGGCGTCTGGTGCTCGACGAGGTCGATCGGAACGGCGTCGGTCGAGACGAAGTTCCACTTCGCCGTGGGCACGGGACCGCGCAGATCGTCGTTCGTCACCTCACGCACGGCGTGCTCGGCGAGCTTCCAGGCGCCGTAGTCGCTGCTGTGGTAGCCGCTCGGGACGCGCACGCCGGGCGCGATCTCGGTGTACCCGTCGTAGTGCACGACGGAGCGGCCGTAGCCGTTGTCGGGGTCGTAGGCGACCTGCACGTACGCGCCGGTCGCGTGGTCGAACGCGATGTCGGCCGGAACGCCCGAAGCCGGCATGATGCGCACGACGTCGGCGGCGACGCCGTCGACCGTCTGCGAGCCGCGCGCGGTCGCCGGAACGTCGGTCAGCAGATCGCCGGTGACGAGGTTTCTCGTCAAGCGGTTGCGGGCTGCGTCCTCGTACTCGACGACCGTGTAGCCGTTCTCGTTCGAAGCCCAGAAGGCGCGCCCGGTGAAGCCGTTTTCCACGCTGTTGCCTGTCAGGTCGCCGAGGCGATGGTACACGGCGCCGCGCCGGAACGTCGTCAGCGACGGCGCGGAGGACGCATCGCCGGACTGATCCTTGCTTGCGGCAGGCGTCGCGGTCGCGCGGAGGTAGCGATACGTCAGCACGAGCCCGGGCGGGTGGCCGACATACGCTTCATGCTTGGCGACGATCGCGGCGGCGTCGTTGGTGAGCGCGCCGGCGGGGAGCGGCGGAAGGGCCGCGAGCACCAAAGCAGCGGCGGACATGGTGATAGACACCTTGGCGAGAGGCATGACGGGCTTGTTCTCGCCGCACGCGCCGAACGCCCTGCCGCAAATGCGCGGTCTTTATATGATTTACCTAAAAGCGATCAAGCGCCGAAACGAATTCGGTAGGTGATCAGCCGGCCGTCTGTTGCGACGCGCTCGTAGACGCGGCGCGCCCGCGCGTTGTGCTCTTCGGCTACCCACCGCACCTCGGTCCACCCGCGCTCGCGCGCGAGCGCGCAGACGGCGTCGATGAGCATTTCGGCGAGCCCGTTGCCGCGCTGCGGTTCGTCGACCCACAAGTCGTCCAGGAAGCACGCTTCGTTGCCGTGCATCGTTCGCGGGAACGGCCGGAAGTGCGTGAACCCGGCGAGCCGGCCGGCCTCGTCGATCGCGAGCAGCCCTTCGACGCCGTGCGTGCGCGCGAGCAGCCACGACCATACGACCGCCGCGGCGGCGGCGTCGACCGGATCGCCGAGCGCTTCACGGTAGCGCCCGAAGTGCTCGCGCCATTCCGTGTACCGCTGCGGCGAGACCGGCTCGATCTTCATGACGTCGCCACCCTACGAGCAAACGCACGCCTTGGCCTGCACTGTCAAACGCGCGCTAGCGCGCACAACCGTGCTGCGCGAGCGGGCTCGAAGTGCAAGCGATCACAAAGGTGCGGTTCTTGCCGAAACGGGCCATGAGTTTCACGCGCGCGCGGGAAGGTGCACGGTGCGCGCGGCGCAGTGCCGCGCGCCTTTCATACGGGAGTGTACGATCATGCCTACGGAACATCGTTTCGACGACCTCGACTTGCGCGAAGAGCCCTCACGGGGCCAGAGCTCGGTGTACGCACCGGCGTCCGACCGCAACACGTGCTGGACGTTGACCCAGACCCACACGAACACATGCTCGGACGCCTGTTGCCTCTAGCAGCGGGATAAATGCACGAACGGCCGGCGGTGCGGATCCCACCGCCGGCCGTTTCGTTCGGGTTCGGACGGCTCGTCGAGCGGCTCGGAACGCTCTAAGATTTCCTTTCGGCCATAACCGGTGTAGCCTCAGTAGAAGGGGTTGTTGAACGACGCCTCGCGAGGTATATTTCCTGTGGATGTAATCCGCTCCACGAAACGTGGGCCCGTGCGAAAGCGCGGGTTTTTGTATTGGACACGGCAATATGCGAATCTGCAACACACTAGTGAGTCACATTTGCGCATAAGACCGGGAGGATAAGCGTTGCATTAGCAACTCGGACACTCTAAAGTGAACGCCTACACACCTGGAGACCTCATCTCGTTCGGCATCTTCATTGCCGAGCTGGCGGTACTCTGCCTCATCGGCGGCTTGACCTTACTTGCCAGGCTTAAGCGCGTCCGTGTCGTCAATGATCCAGACAATGCCGAGAACCGCGAGAACGAAGCATGGGCTGACCGCCCAATTTTGCCGGAAGCGCTCTACGACCGTGCGTTCGAGGTGAACCGAGACATCAATTCTGAGATCCAAGGGGTAGAGAGTGGTCTTCTGGCAATATTGGCGGCCGTTGCGGCAGTGGTTGTCCTGACAATCGATAAGCTGACCGATCTAGGCGTCTTCTCGCTGAGCTGCATCGGTACTGCGTTTCTTGTCTGCGGTATCGGCTATCTCCGAGGGCGGGACGCGTGGCGCCGTAAAATTTGGGAGCCGAGCCGTTTCTTCTACGATCTCATCCTCGATCCGGACGAAACGTATCGATCAGCCGCCATCGACTTGATCAAGGCGCTCCGCGTCGCGCAAGGACTATTGAACGAAAAACGGCGATGGGCCATGATCGCCATACTCACGCTGATCATAGGAACGCTGGCAGCAGGCTGTCAGAAAGTGATACACTTTGAACGCAATGACTCATCCCGACCAGGATGCGAAACTCGAAGCTCGCCGACGTGCCGACCAAGAGGCCTACATGAAGGTGCTTCGCCGACTTGCTGCCTACCTGCGCAAGGAGTACAACTTGACTCCTCTTCCCGCGGAGGCCGATCCTGAGACCGGCCGCCGTCGGCCTCCCCTATACTATCTGTGCGACTACTGGGGCAATCATTTCGTCTAGAATTCCATTGAGAGGGACTGTGGCGGACACCGCGCAAACTCGTCGGCGTGCTTTCGGAAGCAGTGGTGTCCGGGTTGCAGGAGCGACTTGCTCGCGAGCATGAGGGCACCGGCCGCATCAACAAGCGAGAGAGCAGCATCATCGATGCCGCATTGGTCGTACTCGCCGACGGTCGTCCGCGGACGTATTCGGAGATCTTCTCCGAGGCGGTAACCCACAAGATCGTCGGCGCTTCGGCGAACGAGAAGACGTGGTACAACTCGCTGCAAGGCTATATCCAACGCCGCTTCGCCGAAGGCCGGCAGGCACTGATCGTGCAGGACGTCGACCGCCGGTTTCGGCTCAATCATCCCGCCGACGACTGGCCGGCGCCGCGGCCTCCTTTGCCGGCGGCGCGGAAGATCGCGAACGCTGAGAAGCTTTCAGCTGCGCTGCACGCAACGGCTCGCGGCGTCGATCCGGCGGCTTTCGAGGTCGCGGTGTGCGACGCGTTCACGGGTCTTGGCTATGCGGCGAAGCACCTCGGCGGTCATGCGGCGCCGGACGGGTACATCGACGCCCCGCTCGGACAGTTGGGCTATCGTGCGATGCTCGAGTGCAAGACCTCGCACGATAGTGACATTCGGGGGCCGTACGCGGCGGAGGCGGCGAAGTACGTCGACGACTATGGGGCTCAGTTTTCCGCGCTGGTCGTCCCGTCGTTCGGCGGCGACGTGCTTCTCGCGCGCGAGCTGCAAACGCATCACGTCAGCGCTTGGGAGGTCCGGGACCTTACCGCGCTGCTGGAAGCGGGAAGCAACCCGCTGGAGATGCGCCCGCTGTTCGAGGCAGGCTATGTAGAAGGCCGCATTCGGGATCTGCTTTGGGAGCGCGAGCACGGCAGGCCGAAGCGCGTCGCGGTGATCTGCGACATCCTGCTCGCAACCGCGTCCGCCGCGCAGTCCACCGCGCTCGGATCACCCAAGGACGCGCCGCTCCTCGACGAGGATGCGGCGATGCTGACCGTGGATTCGGCCCTGGTCGCGCAAGGCGCCCACATCCCTTGCACGCGAGACGACGTGCGCGCAGCATTCGCACACCTCTGCGATCCGCTCGTCGGGCTCGCAGTGCCGATCGAGAGCGGTCGCGGGATCGTCGTCTGTGCACCCCAGAGCATTACGTCTTGAGATAGAACCAGCGCCCGAACGGCTCGCGGATCGTCTTGGTGGTTAGCGCGGTCACCTCGCGATCGAAGATGACCAGCTCTTCGCCTCGGGTTGAGGTTGCGGAGAGCACGGCTATCCCGCGCTCACCATCGGCATAGGCCTGCTCGGCAATGGCCTGGCACGGCGGGTGCGGGATGCCTGTCGGATACGACGGCGTGAGACCGAGCGCACTTATGGCTGCCGGTGTCACCGCATCGACCACCTCGCATTCCGCGACATCGTAATGCTGGAGATCGGGAAGTGCTTCTTCGCGTAGATCTTCGAGCTCGAGCCCAAACGCATCGTAAGCGTAGCGCCGGGCATTTCCGCGCGCGACATCCATTGAAGCATTGAGGTACAGTGCGCCGAAACCAGGCCGACCCGGTCGGTCGGGCGGATTCCAGCGGCCGCCACGCTGCCGCGAGAACGAGGTGTCGGACGGATCGGCCCAATGCCGACCGCACACGCGGTAATATCGCCCGCCGCGACGGACGTGCTGGAGTTTCAAGCTCGGCGAACGCTATGCTACGTCCGGCTCTACGCCGCCGGGCACCCACGATTCTAGACGATCGAGAGCCCTCATTACGTCGCCGGGGCGACCGGCGCGAAGAACGTCTAGAACGCTTTCCCCACCCAGGCCGGGATTTGGCCGGCTGATAATCGCCGGAATCCGCTCCGGCTTGATCGTCGCGCGCAGCCGGCGCGCCACGTCCGCGATGCGGGCAACGTCAGGTACGCGTTCGGTCGGCACCCCAGCGATCATCCATTGGTTGACCGCCTGCCGGCTTACCCCGCCGAGCAACTCACCCACGGCACGCGGAGACAGCCGGAACGTGGTGATTATCGTGATCAAGTCGCGCAGGCCGACTCGTTTGAACACGCGTTCGTGGGCGCCACGGATCCCTTGAGCTGAAAAGGTGATCGTGCGCGGCGCGACGTGCGAGCGGACCTTAACGATCGCCATAGGTGCAAGTATACCGCAAGTGCAAGTAAACTGCAAGAGACTTGGCTCAGCGCCAGTGGTCGCCTTTTTGACTGGCTTAAGTGAGATCGCCCGGCAGAGGTTCGATCGTTCCGGTACGCTGCGATCCCCTTATCCGAGCGAGCAACCGGGCGAGCTGTTCGTCGCCGCCCTGGACAGGATAGCATAGAGCCGTAAGGACGTTTGCGATCCAAGACCTGTTGGAGAGTTGCACCTCAAACGGTTTGCGTCAACGCATTGACGTGAGAACGGTGTCGCGGATCGTCCCTGCGCCGAACACTTCAATCCCGTCGATGTCGAGCAACGCGACCAACTGGGCCGGAGTCACGGCGCGATGCGGTTCGTCGAAATTCAACCACAGTGTTCCGTCGGAAATCAGCTTCGCGTCGCGGGAACGAGCTTCGCGCGATACCGCGTCATCGCGAGCACGCGCGCGCTTCCGCGAGCGAACCGCTCGGGCCGGATCAGATTTACTTCGTCAGCGATTAGCGCGTCGACACCGAGCTCGTCTTCGCTGCCGATCACGATCCTGTTCGTTGCCGCGTCGATTCGCGTCACGTAGCGCGGCCCGTCAGCCGCCGGCAACGCGCGCCGCTGGCCCACGCTGTTTCCGCCGATTCCCACGTGCTCGCCGGCGCGTTCGCGCGTGGTCGTCAGGACCGCGCCGGCCGCGCCGTTTCCGGCGCCAGGCGGGCAAGAATCTCGCGGTAATCGCCGCCCTTCCGCGAAGCAGATGTCCTCTCGCTCGCGTGCGGACCAACGCTTTGAAGCGGTGGAGCGCGCCTACCTCGGTGCGCAGCCGCTGTGCATTACGACTTGGGCGGCGGGCGGTGTCCTAGATGCCACCATCTCACCGCTGGAATCGCGCTGCGATCCGCGCGCATCTCGTCGACGAGTCGCTGCAGCTCGTCTACATGCAAGCCGTCAATCGAGGAGGCGACTGCCTGAACCACCGTTGCGATGGCTGAGGTTTCGTCGGGATCATTCTGCGTTCCATCGGTTTTCCTGGAGCAACCCGCCAAGCCGAACAACTCCCGCGAATGAACATCGGTACGGCAATGGATCCCGGTACCTCGCTGAACCCGTCCTCGAGCCGCACGGCGCTTCGGGCATCTCGTAAGGCAATGACCGCCGCATCGTTCTGGTCGATGATTTCCGGCGCTCGTTCGAAGCTGGAGCAGCGCAGTTCGTACCGGCCGTCGGCGGCGCACAGGTACAGCGCGGTCGCTGCCACGCGCGCATCGCGCGCAAGCACTTCGATCGTGCGTTTTTCGAGCACGCGGACATCGGAAAAGAGCAGGGACTGTCGAGCAAAGGCATCGAGTGCCGCAAGCCGTTTCTTACGGTCGTGGAAGAACACGTCGTTCACGACGTTCTCGATGCGGCTGTGGATGTGTCGCAATGAAGTTCCGATGATCAACACCATGACGGCGCTCACGGCCACGCTGGCTGGCCAGCCGTTCGGGTCGACGTACTGGTCCGCGACCCATTCCACGAGCACGAAAAAGCCAAGAACGATAGCGGATACGATACTGAACACGAGCGCGCGATTTACGACGAACCAGATATCGAGGATATGGTGTTTCAGAACGGCGTACGCGAAACCGAGCGGAACCAGGATTTGCGTCGCAGCCGACACCGTGAGCCAGACACTCTGCGTCGCGATGCCGCCGCCGACGTGCGTGACGTCCCGGAACGGAACCAGCGTGAAATCCACAAACGTGGGGCCCAATCCGAAAATAATCGCGCCGGCTACCCACGCCAGACGCTGGCGGTCGACCCCCTCACTAGATTTATACGAAGAATAAACCGCGATGATGATCGCGACAGCGAAGAAGATGTTGGTGAGCGCGGAAAAACGCCACCAGAGCGCAAAGTAGCTTCCCAAGACCAACTGATTCAGGCTTACGAACAAGAACAGCGCGGCGATCGTCAAGCCGTACAGTGGTGCGATGCGGTAGAGCCACGCGCGTACGCCACGTGTATCCGGCTTCGGGAACAAACTCGTGAACCGCACCGCATTGACATAGGCCCACGTTTGAGCCGACCAAAAGATCGGAATGCGTGCCCAAGAGATCCGGCCTAACCAGTGGCCACCATTGGTGGAATCGCCAAGCGCAAAGAACACGAGAAACCCGCCTAGAGCTCGCCCCGCGGGTGAGTTCCAGCGCCTGATGAGAAAGAGAAGTCCGAAGAGGACGAAGAGCAGGCGCTCGACCATGGCGAGTACGCGCGCCGGACTTCGGACATCGGCGAGTGGCGCCGCTGTCAGCGTCACCACGCGGGCCGTCTCGCGAGGACGTGACACGATAAACCGCAGCTGGTCGCCGGGCCACGGAGCTTGCGCTTCAAGGCGAGTCATCACATCGGCCGATTCGATCGAAACGACGTCACCGGGTTTTATATCGTGAGTGTCGGCGGACGATTGCGGTACCACGGTGTTGACGCGTGTTTTATCGCCGTCGGCGGGGGCACCGTTGAACCCCCAGACACTTATGCGGTTGGGGTCGAAAACGTCGCCGAGGATGCTAACGCCGAGGAGTCCCGTCAGCACGAGAGCTGCTATGCGAAAACCGCTTCCCGCCATAAGGTCAGGGCGACATGAGCGTTGCGCGGA
This DNA window, taken from Candidatus Eremiobacterota bacterium, encodes the following:
- a CDS encoding CofH family radical SAM protein; amino-acid sequence: MPTVSDPNLLRIEAKISEGISLDRDDGVALFRTRDLHTLGRLAKAAKERKSGNNVYYVLNRYINSTKVCYANCTFCSFARAEKDPDKVRMSADEVVAKALETGTNFNQIHIVGGHDPRQLTLDYWLPLMRRFKALLPHVQLSLFTAAEIDYLARRHRLSYDEICAQLAAAGLDNVNGGGAEVFSERFRKEVCPNKVDAAHWLEIHETLHRHGVASNATMLYGTIETLEERVEHLILLRESQRRSPGYNAFIPLAFHPDGNALSHHGWTSGLDDIRMFAVSRLMLDNFDHVKAYWMIQGLKICQLALQFGADDMDGTHGSTDEELIYHSAGTRSGQYVDDREFRRLIEEAGYVPVRRNSTYETFPHEWKPEETLVEVV
- a CDS encoding menaquinone biosynthesis protein, whose translation is MSRLRYGRISYVNVAPVEAAFDAGAVTRDVEVVDAVPSRLNAAMSAGEIDAGAISAVHYLANRDRFAPLADLCIAADGPVRTVLFVSPTPPALLGEARVAVTSHSASGRALLAALLDGFPDVRPRYDVVDDALAAARAGTPALVIGDEALVARAELPPARIHDLGEAWRAWTGLPFVFAVWAVRREALAQRADEVAALTDALVAARAWGEANRAKVIEAAVARKPYHRALYEDYFTRLTYRLDERAAQGLERFATLRTAQAVRHAQDDGHVAH
- the mqnC gene encoding dehypoxanthine futalosine cyclase, with amino-acid sequence MSLTEVLDRAAGGGRISFDEGVRLYREAPLHELGAAAHARRTALYPGDDVTYVIDTTINYTNVCNVHCTFCAFFRPEHHREGYTMSHDTVLERVRYAADQGATQIMIQGGVNPELRIEWFEQLFRRVAAEFPRVDIHSLSVSEISGLAKIENLPVREVLVRLKAAGMKSLPGAGAEILVERVRKRISARKIVPDGWIGVMREAQRLGMPTTATMMFGSIETDEERVAHLQVIRDLQDETHGFTAFIPWYYVPYKTPLRGREASGLEYLRVLATSRLFLDNVPHLQASWLTPGLKLGQLALFYGCDDMGGTIIEEQVVHDAGSTNEATRAQLEQIIRGAGYNPVVRDTYWNLRDDVALATA
- a CDS encoding aspartyl protease family protein, whose protein sequence is MSAAALVLAALPPLPAGALTNDAAAIVAKHEAYVGHPPGLVLTYRYLRATATPAASKDQSGDASSAPSLTTFRRGAVYHRLGDLTGNSVENGFTGRAFWASNENGYTVVEYEDAARNRLTRNLVTGDLLTDVPATARGSQTVDGVAADVVRIMPASGVPADIAFDHATGAYVQVAYDPDNGYGRSVVHYDGYTEIAPGVRVPSGYHSSDYGAWKLAEHAVREVTNDDLRGPVPTAKWNFVSTDAVPIDLVEHQTPYAFLPRGQAVELRATIQGHTGRFLLDSGASGIILYRPYADALKLTMLGRTGFTGVNGVGVAAQSARVPSIELGKNSLTNVVVTVAPALPPDAANPQNNPVDGILGYDFLAGALVDVDTANRTIRILDPNVMEPTVGKGAYAFTVNLATRQPEVVLRVNNVTTRAIFDTGNDFLAVLSDDLKTSGRLVALNDVLNAGGGQTADYQINFMGVDGPSNIPARCSRLNEIIVGPYHYQNVETCFGPAKVFGRDGGLIGFDFLRHFNWTFDYAESKLVLTPNGK
- a CDS encoding GNAT family N-acetyltransferase; the protein is MKIEPVSPQRYTEWREHFGRYREALGDPVDAAAAAVVWSWLLARTHGVEGLLAIDEAGRLAGFTHFRPFPRTMHGNEACFLDDLWVDEPQRGNGLAEMLIDAVCALARERGWTEVRWVAEEHNARARRVYERVATDGRLITYRIRFGA
- a CDS encoding RES family NAD+ phosphorylase, whose product is MKLQHVRRGGRYYRVCGRHWADPSDTSFSRQRGGRWNPPDRPGRPGFGALYLNASMDVARGNARRYAYDAFGLELEDLREEALPDLQHYDVAECEVVDAVTPAAISALGLTPSYPTGIPHPPCQAIAEQAYADGERGIAVLSATSTRGEELVIFDREVTALTTKTIREPFGRWFYLKT